One Gammaproteobacteria bacterium genomic window carries:
- a CDS encoding TfoX/Sxy family protein yields MEQLAEAKGIKTRSMFGGTGLYMGEAFFGIVHKGALYFRTDEASRPAYVKAGSKPFNPKGKQELHRYYEVPADILEDAETLQKWARTAVAGRD; encoded by the coding sequence TTGGAGCAATTGGCCGAAGCCAAGGGCATCAAGACACGCTCTATGTTTGGAGGCACCGGCCTTTACATGGGCGAAGCCTTCTTCGGGATAGTGCACAAGGGCGCGCTCTACTTCCGCACCGACGAGGCCAGCCGGCCTGCCTATGTCAAAGCCGGCAGCAAGCCCTTCAATCCGAAAGGCAAGCAAGAGCTACATCGCTACTACGAGGTGCCCGCGGACATCCTCGAGGACGCCGAAACGCTGCAGAAATGGGCGCGTACGGCGGTGGCAGGGCGGGACTGA
- a CDS encoding peroxiredoxin, which translates to MKRLLTLLPLTLAALALPAFAALSVGAKAPMFTAQASLDGKEFTFKLADELKKGPVVVYFYPEAFTKGCTIEAHKFAEAMDQYHALGAQVVGVSHDKIDKLNKFSVSECQSKFPVADDSSQAIMKSYDALLPGHEEYANRTSYVVAPDGTIIYQYTDMNPDGHITNTLKAIQDWKKAHTPA; encoded by the coding sequence ATGAAGCGCCTGCTCACCCTGCTCCCGCTCACGCTGGCCGCCCTCGCCCTGCCCGCCTTCGCGGCCCTCTCCGTCGGCGCCAAGGCGCCGATGTTCACCGCCCAGGCTTCGCTGGACGGCAAGGAGTTCACCTTCAAGCTGGCGGACGAGCTGAAGAAGGGCCCGGTGGTGGTGTACTTCTACCCGGAGGCCTTCACCAAGGGCTGCACCATCGAGGCGCACAAGTTCGCCGAGGCCATGGACCAGTACCACGCGCTGGGCGCGCAGGTGGTGGGCGTGTCCCACGACAAGATCGACAAGCTCAACAAGTTCTCCGTGAGCGAGTGCCAGAGCAAGTTCCCGGTGGCGGACGACAGCAGCCAGGCGATCATGAAGTCCTACGACGCGCTGCTGCCCGGCCACGAGGAGTACGCGAACCGCACCTCCTACGTGGTCGCGCCGGACGGCACCATCATCTACCAGTACACGGACATGAACCCAGACGGCCACATCACCAACACCCTCAAGGCCATCCAGGACTGGAAGAAGGCCCATACGCCCGCGTGA
- a CDS encoding GAF domain-containing protein has protein sequence MSLRQLLLTAFSVLVIGACLAVPFIPLAAQPFDANSVPGKTVALTVRPSSVGLPMPEGMQEGDLIYFSDLPPATRAYFMGNSSNPPVGTTLDIPVRRADGLHHIKVVFQKISLFDGSLTVQINSAANYLLMLLSAALGLLLLWRGQSRATFGVALWCLSTVLADIAQVVPVPGSAGVLFTWLTSVVLNVCTLIGLYLVADDLTASARAAERRRLAHWTFSAVTASYMACVLYTNGTIYFGGTSAAVVPDLVVVLHLVGFGMPLYMLAANYRRSAPLDQARIRWVLFSLCGLLAAYAMRLSIVQIALPFVVVYLIMTLLQAAAFIGFAYALLKHRLVSLQLVLNRTLVYGLITTLVVGVFAALLSFLERNTVNSETNKFLALIIPLVLGMGMHALKRQVDERINRLFFRNKHKAEAELTQFARTAPYVEDPEKLLDLTMDALYRNSGAQGVALYFTQKGKAGPKLVRKQGELPFPAKLDNDDLALLRLKAGDAEVNLRDTFSALEQEGFAYALTVRGEVMGFVVLGPRPSDAYSLEERRLFGLVAHQVAVAMHGLRLQEQQSLLRELAEGVFKSLPKARAKAKELIGAVG, from the coding sequence ATGAGCCTTCGCCAACTCCTCCTGACCGCGTTCAGCGTCCTGGTCATCGGCGCCTGCCTCGCGGTGCCCTTCATCCCCCTCGCGGCCCAGCCCTTCGACGCCAACTCCGTCCCCGGCAAGACGGTGGCGCTCACCGTGCGGCCGAGTTCCGTGGGCCTGCCCATGCCGGAGGGGATGCAGGAAGGGGACCTCATCTATTTCTCGGACCTGCCTCCGGCGACCCGCGCTTATTTCATGGGCAACTCCAGCAACCCGCCGGTGGGCACCACCCTGGACATCCCGGTGCGGCGCGCCGACGGCCTGCACCACATCAAGGTGGTGTTCCAGAAGATATCCCTGTTCGACGGCAGCCTCACCGTCCAGATCAACTCGGCGGCCAACTACCTGCTGATGCTGCTGAGCGCTGCGCTCGGCCTCCTCCTGCTGTGGCGCGGCCAGAGCCGCGCCACCTTCGGCGTGGCGCTGTGGTGCCTCTCCACCGTGCTGGCGGACATCGCGCAGGTCGTGCCGGTGCCCGGCTCCGCCGGCGTGCTATTCACCTGGCTGACCTCGGTGGTGCTGAACGTGTGCACCCTGATCGGCCTGTACCTGGTGGCGGACGACCTCACGGCCTCCGCGCGGGCGGCGGAGCGGCGCAGGCTCGCGCATTGGACGTTCTCGGCGGTCACGGCGAGCTACATGGCCTGCGTGCTCTACACCAACGGCACCATCTACTTCGGCGGCACCAGCGCCGCCGTGGTCCCCGACCTGGTGGTGGTGCTGCACCTGGTGGGCTTCGGCATGCCGCTCTACATGCTGGCCGCCAACTACCGCCGCTCGGCGCCGCTGGACCAGGCGCGCATCCGCTGGGTGCTGTTCAGCCTGTGCGGCCTGCTGGCGGCCTATGCCATGCGGCTGTCCATCGTGCAGATCGCGCTGCCCTTCGTGGTGGTCTATCTCATCATGACCCTGCTGCAGGCCGCCGCGTTCATCGGCTTCGCCTACGCGTTGCTCAAGCACAGGCTGGTGTCGCTGCAGCTGGTGCTGAACCGGACGCTGGTCTACGGCCTCATCACCACCCTGGTGGTGGGCGTGTTCGCGGCCCTGCTCTCCTTCCTGGAGCGCAACACCGTCAACTCCGAGACCAACAAGTTCCTGGCGCTCATCATCCCGCTGGTGCTGGGCATGGGCATGCACGCCCTGAAGCGGCAGGTGGACGAGCGGATCAACCGGCTGTTCTTCCGCAACAAGCACAAGGCGGAAGCGGAGCTGACCCAGTTCGCCCGCACGGCGCCCTACGTGGAAGACCCGGAGAAGCTCCTGGACCTCACCATGGACGCGCTCTACAGGAACAGCGGCGCCCAGGGCGTGGCGCTCTACTTCACCCAGAAGGGCAAGGCGGGGCCGAAGCTGGTGCGCAAGCAGGGAGAACTGCCCTTCCCCGCCAAGCTGGACAACGACGACCTGGCGCTGCTCAGGCTCAAGGCCGGCGATGCGGAAGTGAACCTGCGGGATACCTTCAGCGCCCTGGAACAGGAAGGCTTCGCCTACGCCCTCACGGTGCGGGGCGAGGTGATGGGGTTCGTGGTGCTGGGCCCGCGGCCTTCCGACGCCTATTCGCTTGAAGAGCGGCGGCTATTCGGCCTCGTGGCCCATCAGGTGGCGGTGGCGATGCATGGGTTGCGGCTGCAGGAGCAGCAGAGTTTGTTACGAGAGTTGGCAGAAGGTGTATTCAAGAGCCTGCCGAAAGCGCGGGCGAAAGCGAAAGAATTAATTGGAGCAGTGGGATGA
- a CDS encoding glycosyltransferase family 39 protein — translation MAVLLLALAWFTGLGHRDLFQTDEGRYAEIPREMLVTGDWVTPRLDGFHYFEKPPLQYWATAVAYEAFGVSNATSRLWTALLGFLGILMTAYTARRLFDARTAWCAALVLAGSAYYAVMGHFNTLDMGVTFFMSASLFGFLLSMAAADPKARRGFMYLAWAAAALATLSKGLEAVVLPGAVFMLYVLITREWFRFRQLHALGGLLIYMVITAPWFVLVSLRNPGFAQFFFIHEHFQRFLTTVHHRVEPWWFFIPILLFGLFAFLPQFLRAAAALFRRGTYAAEPGRFNSLLFLWLWCGFIFLFFSLSDSKLGSYILPIFPALALLVGRELALLRRRDAMLSAFLCAILAVLALWQAPGLQQHTDKLPLELYQAFLPWLGTGICVVLLASAAGFFLAHFGKVAAGLAVMTAGLFAGTQVLALGAQALSPAYSQRSLADQMAPSLTADMPIYSLEDYPQSLPFYLGRTLTVVAYMGELEYGIGRQQEKWIPELRAFASQWRSGGPALAVMPPDMYDTLARQGLPMTVIGRDPQHVAVRKP, via the coding sequence GTGGCTGTGCTGCTCCTGGCCCTGGCCTGGTTCACCGGGCTCGGCCACCGCGACCTGTTCCAGACCGACGAGGGCCGCTACGCCGAGATCCCGCGCGAGATGCTGGTCACCGGCGACTGGGTCACGCCGCGCCTCGACGGCTTCCACTATTTCGAGAAACCGCCGCTGCAGTATTGGGCGACCGCCGTGGCCTACGAGGCCTTCGGCGTCTCCAACGCCACCTCGCGCCTGTGGACTGCGCTGCTGGGCTTCCTCGGCATCCTGATGACGGCCTACACCGCCCGCCGCCTGTTCGACGCGCGCACCGCCTGGTGCGCCGCGCTGGTGCTCGCGGGCAGCGCTTATTACGCCGTCATGGGGCACTTCAACACCCTCGACATGGGCGTGACGTTCTTCATGAGCGCGAGCCTGTTCGGCTTCTTGCTGTCCATGGCCGCGGCGGATCCGAAAGCCCGGCGCGGTTTCATGTACCTCGCCTGGGCCGCTGCGGCCCTCGCCACCCTGAGCAAGGGCCTCGAGGCGGTGGTGCTGCCGGGCGCGGTGTTCATGCTCTACGTGCTCATCACGCGGGAATGGTTCCGGTTCAGGCAGCTCCATGCCCTGGGTGGCCTCCTCATATACATGGTGATCACGGCACCCTGGTTCGTCCTGGTGAGCCTGCGCAACCCCGGCTTCGCCCAGTTCTTCTTCATCCACGAGCACTTCCAGCGCTTCCTCACCACCGTGCATCACCGCGTGGAGCCCTGGTGGTTCTTCATCCCCATCCTGCTGTTCGGCCTGTTCGCTTTCCTGCCGCAGTTCCTGCGCGCCGCCGCCGCGCTGTTCCGGCGCGGGACCTACGCCGCGGAGCCCGGCCGCTTCAACAGCCTGCTGTTCCTGTGGCTCTGGTGCGGGTTCATCTTCCTGTTCTTCTCGCTCTCCGACTCCAAGCTCGGCAGCTACATCCTGCCCATCTTCCCGGCGCTGGCCTTGCTGGTGGGGCGCGAGCTCGCCCTGCTGCGCCGGCGCGACGCCATGCTGAGCGCCTTCCTCTGCGCGATCCTGGCGGTGCTGGCCCTGTGGCAGGCCCCGGGGCTGCAGCAGCACACCGACAAGCTGCCGCTGGAGCTGTACCAGGCCTTCCTGCCCTGGCTCGGCACCGGCATCTGCGTCGTGTTGCTGGCGTCGGCGGCGGGGTTCTTCCTGGCCCACTTCGGCAAGGTCGCCGCTGGCCTCGCGGTGATGACCGCGGGCCTCTTCGCCGGCACCCAGGTGCTCGCCCTCGGCGCCCAGGCCCTGTCGCCGGCCTACTCCCAGAGGAGCCTGGCGGACCAGATGGCCCCGAGCCTCACGGCGGACATGCCTATATATAGTCTCGAGGACTACCCCCAGTCCCTGCCGTTCTACCTCGGTCGCACCCTCACCGTGGTCGCCTACATGGGCGAGCTGGAATACGGCATCGGCCGGCAGCAGGAGAAGTGGATTCCGGAGCTGCGGGCTTTTGCCTCACAATGGCGGTCCGGCGGGCCCGCCCTGGCGGTGATGCCGCCGGACATGTATGACACGCTGGCAAGACAAGGCCTGCCCATGACGGTCATCGGCCGGGACCCGCAACACGTCGCCGTGAGGAAACCATGA
- the tdh gene encoding L-threonine 3-dehydrogenase produces MRALVKAKAQEGIWLQDMPKPKIGHNDLLIKVKKTAICGTDIHIYNWDEWASKTIPVPMTVGHEFVGEVAEIGSEVQGFKVGDRVSGEGHITCGHCRNCRAGRRHLCRNTVGVGVNRPGCFAEYLAIPAVNAFPLPNDIPDDVAAFLDPLGNATHTALSFDLVGEDVLITGAGPIGCMAVAIAKHVGARHVVITDVNEYRLELAKKMGATRTVNVMNQKLESAMADLGMKEGFDVGLEMSGNAQAFRQMLETMTHGGKVALLGLLPADAAIDWSKVIFKGLVLKGIYGREMFETWYKMVSMLQSGLDISPVLTHHYKVQDFQQGFDVMRSGKSGKVVLDWN; encoded by the coding sequence ATGAGAGCTCTCGTAAAAGCTAAGGCCCAAGAAGGCATCTGGCTGCAGGACATGCCGAAGCCCAAGATCGGCCACAACGACCTGCTCATCAAGGTGAAGAAGACCGCCATCTGCGGCACCGACATCCACATCTATAACTGGGATGAGTGGGCCTCCAAGACCATCCCGGTGCCCATGACCGTGGGCCACGAGTTCGTGGGCGAAGTGGCGGAGATCGGCAGCGAGGTGCAGGGCTTCAAGGTCGGCGACCGCGTCTCGGGCGAGGGCCACATCACCTGCGGCCACTGCCGCAACTGCCGCGCCGGCCGGCGCCACCTGTGCCGCAACACCGTGGGCGTGGGCGTGAACCGCCCCGGCTGCTTCGCCGAGTACCTGGCGATCCCGGCGGTGAACGCCTTCCCGCTGCCCAACGACATCCCGGACGACGTGGCCGCGTTCCTGGACCCGCTGGGCAACGCCACCCACACCGCGCTCTCCTTCGACCTCGTGGGCGAGGACGTGCTCATCACCGGCGCCGGCCCCATCGGCTGCATGGCGGTGGCCATCGCCAAGCACGTGGGCGCGCGCCACGTGGTGATCACCGACGTGAACGAATACCGGCTGGAGCTGGCGAAGAAGATGGGCGCCACCCGCACCGTGAACGTGATGAACCAGAAGCTCGAGTCGGCCATGGCTGACCTCGGCATGAAGGAAGGCTTCGACGTGGGCCTGGAGATGTCCGGCAACGCGCAGGCCTTCCGCCAGATGCTGGAGACCATGACCCACGGCGGCAAGGTGGCGCTGCTCGGCCTGCTGCCGGCGGATGCCGCCATCGACTGGAGCAAGGTGATCTTCAAGGGCCTCGTGCTCAAGGGCATCTACGGCCGCGAGATGTTCGAGACCTGGTACAAGATGGTCTCCATGCTGCAGAGCGGGCTCGACATCAGCCCGGTGCTAACGCACCACTACAAGGTGCAGGACTTCCAGCAGGGGTTCGATGTGATGAGGTCTGGAAAATCGGGGAAAGTAGTTTTAGATTGGAATTGA
- a CDS encoding CPBP family intramembrane glutamic endopeptidase, with the protein MDTLMFSLTFMSAALVLALLAKSLDRRILLVGAVLFALYLSLDDFVTGLPALLPALDLIPGHWNWTGKILSLMFAAIVIISLRLSPDAVGLRRQEHPRIAWIALGLFIVWGACLGFLFKPGVPDAETLAFQATMPGLAEELAYRGVAPAILLMLINRKPHVDGIPWAVILVTSVTFGIWHALSYSHGHIGFDVMSGLFPFIGSIPGGWLRFKTKSLLVPVLGHSLANVAFHVAGALAG; encoded by the coding sequence ATGGATACGCTGATGTTCTCCCTGACCTTCATGTCCGCCGCACTGGTGCTCGCCTTGCTAGCAAAGAGCCTGGACAGGCGCATCCTCCTGGTGGGAGCGGTGCTCTTCGCTCTTTACCTCTCGCTGGACGACTTCGTGACCGGCCTTCCCGCTCTCTTGCCGGCACTCGACCTCATCCCAGGACACTGGAATTGGACCGGAAAGATCCTGAGCCTGATGTTCGCGGCGATCGTCATCATCTCGCTGCGCCTTTCGCCCGACGCCGTCGGCCTGCGCAGGCAGGAGCATCCCCGCATCGCATGGATCGCCTTGGGCCTCTTCATCGTGTGGGGAGCCTGCCTCGGGTTCCTGTTCAAGCCCGGCGTGCCGGACGCGGAGACGCTGGCGTTCCAGGCGACCATGCCGGGATTGGCGGAGGAACTTGCCTATCGGGGCGTCGCTCCGGCGATCCTCCTCATGCTCATCAACCGCAAGCCCCACGTCGATGGCATCCCGTGGGCCGTTATCCTCGTGACATCCGTGACATTCGGGATCTGGCACGCCTTGAGCTACTCCCATGGACATATCGGGTTCGACGTGATGTCGGGACTCTTCCCCTTCATCGGCAGCATCCCGGGCGGCTGGCTCCGCTTCAAGACCAAGAGCCTGCTGGTGCCGGTGCTGGGACACAGCCTCGCCAATGTGGCGTTCCACGTCGCAGGCGCACTGGCGGGCTAA
- a CDS encoding SMR family transporter — protein MNLVSFALVLTGVLLNAAAQLLLKAGVKDLGVIQLTPATIWSAGLKLALEPHILTGLFCYAVSVVVWILALSRVQVSIAYPMLSLGYVVTAFIAWAFMGEAVNAMRLTGIGVIIVGVFLVARS, from the coding sequence ATGAACCTCGTCAGTTTCGCCCTGGTGCTCACCGGCGTGCTGCTCAACGCGGCGGCCCAGCTCCTGCTCAAGGCGGGGGTGAAGGACCTGGGTGTCATCCAATTGACGCCTGCCACGATATGGAGCGCAGGCCTCAAGCTCGCGCTGGAGCCCCACATCCTCACCGGCCTGTTCTGCTATGCCGTGAGCGTGGTGGTGTGGATCCTGGCGCTGTCGCGGGTGCAGGTGAGCATCGCTTACCCGATGCTGTCCCTGGGTTACGTGGTCACGGCGTTCATCGCCTGGGCCTTCATGGGCGAGGCCGTGAATGCGATGCGTCTCACCGGCATCGGGGTGATCATCGTGGGCGTCTTCCTCGTGGCCCGCAGCTGA
- a CDS encoding S4 domain-containing protein, whose product MREKAGDVRLDKWLWAARLYKTRSLATVAINGGKVHVDGVRVKPSRDARIGDTVSLTRGTGSLEVIVRALSDKRGPATQAQALYEETSASIDERAARAVLRKSKALKNPAPEKRPDKRDRRHIIKFTRKGEV is encoded by the coding sequence ATGCGCGAGAAAGCAGGAGACGTCAGGTTGGATAAGTGGCTCTGGGCGGCCCGTCTATATAAGACGCGCAGCCTCGCCACCGTCGCCATCAACGGCGGCAAGGTGCATGTGGACGGCGTCCGCGTGAAGCCTTCCCGTGACGCGCGCATCGGCGACACCGTCTCCCTGACCCGCGGCACCGGGTCCCTGGAAGTCATCGTGCGCGCTTTGTCAGACAAGCGCGGCCCCGCGACTCAAGCCCAGGCGCTCTACGAGGAGACCAGCGCCAGCATCGACGAGCGCGCCGCCCGCGCGGTGCTGCGCAAGAGCAAGGCGCTCAAGAACCCCGCGCCTGAGAAGCGGCCCGACAAGAGAGACAGGCGCCACATCATCAAGTTCACGCGCAAGGGAGAGGTCTGA
- a CDS encoding glycine C-acetyltransferase: MNPSLLAHLKQQTQALHEQGLYKTERVISTPQQAAIKVQGGAEVLNFCANNYLGLSDHPALVKAAQESLGKFGFGMSSVRFICGTQTVHKELEARLSKFLGMEDTILYGSCFDANGGLFETILDEQDAVISDALNHASIIDGVRLCKAKRFRYNNNDMADLEAKLKEADAAGARYKLIATDGVFSMDGIIADLKGICDLADKYQALVMVDDSHAVGFMGEKGRGSHEFRGVMGRIDIITGTLGKALGGASGGYTSGRKEIVEWLRQRSRPYLFSNTLMPAIAATSLKVLDMLEGDDSLIRKVHANSKRFREGMQKLGFKLAGADHPIIPVMLGDARLAKAMADDMLAEGIYVIGFSFPVVPKDQARIRTQMSAGHEPEHIDRAIAAFAKVGRKHGVIK, encoded by the coding sequence TTGAACCCCTCCCTCCTCGCCCACCTCAAGCAGCAGACCCAGGCCCTCCACGAGCAGGGGCTGTACAAGACCGAGCGGGTGATCAGCACGCCGCAGCAGGCGGCGATCAAGGTGCAGGGCGGCGCGGAGGTGCTGAACTTCTGCGCCAACAACTACCTGGGGCTCTCGGACCATCCGGCGCTGGTGAAGGCGGCCCAGGAGTCGCTCGGCAAGTTCGGCTTCGGCATGTCCTCGGTGCGCTTCATCTGCGGCACCCAGACGGTGCACAAGGAGCTGGAGGCCCGGCTCTCGAAGTTCCTGGGGATGGAGGACACCATCCTCTACGGGTCCTGCTTCGACGCGAACGGCGGCCTGTTCGAGACCATCCTGGACGAGCAGGACGCGGTGATCAGCGACGCGCTGAACCACGCCTCCATCATCGACGGCGTGCGCCTGTGCAAGGCCAAGCGCTTCCGCTACAACAATAACGACATGGCGGACCTGGAGGCGAAGCTCAAGGAGGCGGACGCGGCCGGCGCGCGCTACAAGCTCATCGCCACCGACGGCGTGTTCTCCATGGACGGGATCATCGCGGACCTCAAGGGCATCTGCGACCTGGCCGACAAGTACCAGGCACTGGTGATGGTGGACGACTCCCACGCGGTGGGGTTCATGGGCGAGAAGGGCCGCGGCAGCCACGAGTTCCGCGGCGTGATGGGCCGCATCGACATCATCACCGGCACGCTCGGCAAGGCGCTGGGCGGCGCTTCGGGCGGCTACACCTCCGGGCGCAAGGAGATCGTGGAGTGGCTGCGCCAGCGCTCCCGCCCCTACCTCTTCTCCAACACCCTGATGCCCGCCATCGCCGCCACCTCTCTCAAGGTGCTGGACATGCTGGAGGGCGACGACAGCCTGATCAGGAAGGTGCATGCCAACAGCAAGCGCTTCCGCGAGGGCATGCAGAAGCTCGGCTTCAAGCTGGCCGGCGCGGACCACCCCATCATCCCCGTGATGCTGGGGGACGCGCGGCTCGCCAAGGCCATGGCCGACGACATGCTGGCGGAGGGCATCTACGTGATCGGCTTCTCCTTCCCGGTGGTGCCGAAGGACCAGGCCCGCATCCGTACGCAGATGTCCGCTGGCCACGAGCCGGAACATATAGATAGAGCCATTGCTGCCTTCGCCAAGGTCGGCCGCAAGCACGGCGTCATCAAATAA
- the sppA gene encoding signal peptide peptidase SppA, producing MAQKNFFVHIFGGMWKVWDYFCRSIVNLIITILVLLFLVGSLTEHRVIVPSSAALVVDIQGRVVEQLSGQPGQRAIDRMLGQKRDPETRLADVIEAIERAADDKRIKALVLATDQMQGAGLTKLQDIGRAIRDFKKSGKPVFALGSGYDQSQYYLAAQADTVFIHPQGYVFLQGYGVYQPYFKDALDKLGVEWNVFRVGKYKSAVEPFLRNDMSPEAREDYGQVLDDLWGDYQKDVTAARKLPGEAIKDYIGDLNTRLAAVGGDGASLALKSRLVDRIATHDEMQEAVSKVTGTSGHTFRQIDFRDYLAADLEPRGRGGEVAVVVAAGDIMDGDQPPGTVGGDSTSELIRRARYDDSVRALVLRVDSPGGSSFASDLILREVELTKEAGKPVVVSMGSLAASGGYWISMAGDQIFASPSTVTGSIGIFGMLPTFQNTLAKVGVHTDGLGTTPLSDAGDITRPMSPQMKDLFQQTIDHGYQEFITKVADHRHMKVQDVDAIAQGRVWSGTQAKKLGLVDKFGGIEDAEAAAAKLAGLGSNYSVTYIEKPLSFSDRLLMSLAENSGEEGMLKQPSAGVAPWYGKLLDVAKGLDVFSDPRGVYAFCFCDVR from the coding sequence GTGGCCCAAAAAAACTTTTTCGTGCATATCTTCGGCGGAATGTGGAAGGTCTGGGACTACTTCTGCCGTTCCATCGTCAACCTCATCATCACCATCCTGGTGCTGCTGTTCCTCGTCGGCAGCCTCACCGAGCACCGCGTCATCGTGCCGAGCTCCGCCGCCCTGGTGGTGGACATCCAGGGCCGCGTGGTGGAGCAGCTCTCCGGCCAGCCCGGCCAGCGCGCCATCGACCGCATGCTGGGCCAGAAGCGCGACCCCGAGACGCGCCTCGCCGACGTGATCGAGGCCATCGAGCGCGCGGCGGACGACAAGCGCATCAAGGCCCTGGTGCTGGCCACGGACCAGATGCAGGGCGCCGGCCTCACCAAGCTGCAGGACATCGGCCGCGCCATCCGCGACTTCAAGAAGAGCGGCAAGCCCGTGTTCGCGTTAGGGAGCGGCTACGACCAGAGCCAGTACTACCTCGCCGCCCAGGCCGACACCGTGTTCATCCACCCCCAGGGCTACGTGTTCCTGCAGGGCTACGGCGTCTACCAGCCTTACTTCAAGGACGCCCTCGACAAGCTCGGCGTGGAGTGGAACGTGTTCCGCGTCGGCAAGTACAAGTCCGCGGTGGAGCCCTTCCTGCGCAACGACATGTCGCCGGAAGCGCGCGAGGATTACGGCCAGGTGCTGGACGACCTGTGGGGCGACTACCAGAAGGATGTCACCGCCGCCCGCAAGCTGCCGGGCGAGGCCATCAAGGACTACATCGGCGACCTCAACACCCGCCTCGCAGCGGTGGGGGGCGACGGCGCATCGCTCGCCCTCAAGTCCCGCCTCGTGGACCGCATCGCCACCCACGACGAGATGCAGGAAGCGGTGAGCAAGGTCACCGGCACCTCCGGCCACACCTTCCGCCAGATAGATTTCCGCGACTACCTCGCCGCCGACCTCGAGCCGCGCGGGCGGGGCGGGGAAGTGGCGGTGGTGGTGGCCGCCGGCGACATCATGGACGGCGACCAGCCCCCCGGCACCGTCGGCGGGGACTCCACCTCCGAGCTCATCCGCCGCGCGCGGTATGACGACTCCGTGCGCGCCCTGGTGCTGCGGGTGGACAGCCCCGGCGGCAGCTCCTTCGCCTCGGACCTGATCCTCAGGGAAGTGGAGCTCACCAAGGAGGCGGGCAAGCCCGTGGTGGTCTCCATGGGCAGCCTCGCCGCCTCCGGCGGCTACTGGATCTCCATGGCGGGGGACCAGATCTTCGCCAGCCCCTCCACGGTCACCGGCTCCATCGGCATCTTCGGCATGCTGCCCACCTTCCAGAACACCCTCGCCAAGGTCGGCGTGCACACGGATGGGCTCGGCACCACGCCGCTCAGCGACGCGGGCGACATCACCCGCCCCATGAGCCCGCAGATGAAGGACCTGTTCCAGCAGACCATAGACCACGGCTACCAGGAGTTCATCACCAAGGTCGCGGACCACCGCCACATGAAGGTGCAGGACGTGGACGCCATCGCCCAGGGCCGGGTCTGGTCCGGCACCCAGGCCAAGAAGCTCGGCCTCGTGGACAAGTTCGGCGGCATAGAGGACGCGGAAGCCGCCGCCGCCAAGCTCGCGGGCCTGGGGTCGAACTACTCCGTCACCTATATAGAGAAGCCCCTGAGCTTCAGCGACCGGCTGCTCATGAGTCTGGCGGAGAACTCAGGGGAAGAGGGCATGCTGAAGCAGCCCAGCGCCGGCGTGGCGCCGTGGTATGGAAAGCTGCTAGACGTGGCGAAGGGGTTGGATGTGTTTAGTGATCCAAGGGGAGTCTATGCATTCTGTTTCTGTGACGTCCGGTAG
- a CDS encoding NUDIX hydrolase has product MGRPVTPIIAADIIIELLDQPGRPIVLIERKNPPHGWAIPGGFVDVGETLEHAAVREAEEETGLKVKLKALLGNYSDPDRDPRGHTVTAVYVAEAHGSPTAGDDAKNVQVFDPLHPPALAFDHAIVLADYRRFRETGLVAPLR; this is encoded by the coding sequence ATGGGTAGACCAGTCACGCCCATCATCGCCGCCGACATCATCATCGAGCTGCTCGACCAGCCTGGCCGTCCCATCGTGCTCATCGAGCGCAAGAACCCGCCCCACGGCTGGGCCATCCCCGGCGGCTTCGTGGACGTGGGCGAGACTCTCGAGCACGCAGCGGTCCGGGAAGCGGAGGAGGAGACAGGCCTCAAGGTGAAGCTCAAGGCCCTGCTGGGTAACTACTCTGACCCGGACCGCGACCCGCGCGGCCACACCGTCACCGCCGTCTACGTGGCCGAAGCTCACGGCTCGCCGACGGCGGGGGACGATGCCAAGAACGTGCAGGTCTTCGACCCTCTGCATCCTCCAGCGCTCGCCTTCGATCATGCGATCGTGCTCGCGGACTATCGCCGTTTCCGCGAGACGGGGCTGGTTGCCCCCTTACGGTAG